In Henckelia pumila isolate YLH828 unplaced genomic scaffold, ASM3356847v2 CTG_80:::fragment_1, whole genome shotgun sequence, one genomic interval encodes:
- the LOC140873665 gene encoding protein farnesyltransferase/geranylgeranyltransferase type-1 subunit alpha-like: MSRKVKEESGTRLPICQRPEWSDVQPVPQDDGPNPVVPIAYTDEFVETMGYFRAVYSADERSPRALLLTQEAIVLNSGNYTVWQFRRVILESLNVDLREELDFVANIIRDNSKNYQIWHHRRWVAEKLGPDVASEELEITREIFSRDAKNYHAWSHRQWVLWALGGWEDELAYCDELLEDDIFNNSAWNQRYFVITRSPLLGGLGAMKDSEVAYTVKSILAKPENESSWRYLRGLYKNDLASLSEDPRVASVCADVLKSERDYVFALDMVLDLLCCQYELSDELKNSIDVVSPDSCPSDSSLAQKVCHILQFVDPMRADYWQWRQSFLV; this comes from the exons ATGAGTCGGAAAGTTAAGGAAGAAAGCGGCACGCGTCTACCCATTTGCCAGAGGCCCGAGTGGTCCGACGTGCAGCCTGTTCCGCAGGACGATGGCCCGAACCCGGTTGTGCCGATTGCGTACACGGATGAGTTCGTTGAAACAATGGGTTACTTCAGGGCCGTATACTCGGCGGATGAGCGATCGCCTCGCGCGCTTCTACTCACTCAAGAAGCTATTGTGCTTAATTCCGGGAACTATACG GTATGGCAATTTAGGCGTGTAATACTGGAGTCCCTTAATGTTGATTTGCGCGAAGAATTGGATTTTGTTGCTAATATCATCAGAGACAATTCCAAAAACTATCAAATATG GCATCACCGACGGTGGGTTGCTGagaaacttgggcctgatgttGCAAGCGAGGAACTTGAAATAACCAGAGAAATTTTCTCTCGGGATGCGAAAAACTATCACGCGTGGTCACATAGGCAG TGGGTTCTTTGGGCCCTCGGGGGATGGGAAGATGAACTTGCCTACTGTGATGAACTCCTTGAAGACGATATTTTTAACAACTCGGCATGGAATCAG AGATATTTTGTCATAACAAGATCTCCCCTCCTGGGAGGGCTAGGGGCCATGAAAGACTCTGAGGTTGCTTATACAGTTAAATCCATTTTAGCCAAACCCGAGAACGAAAGCTCTTGGAGGTATCTTCGTGGGCTCTACAAAAACGACTTGGCATCTTTATCTGAAGATCCCCGGGTGGCATCAGTTTGTGCAGATGTTCTGAAGAGCGAAAGGGATTATGTCTTCGCATTGGACATGGTTTTGGACCTTCTCTGCTGTCAGTATGAGCTCAGTGATGAGTTGAAAAATTCCATCGATGTCGTTTCTCCCGATTCTTGTCCTTCTGACTCGAGTTTAGCTCAGAAAGTGTGCCACATCTTGCAGTTTGTTGATCCCATGAGAGCTGATTATTGGCAGTGGCGCCAGAGCTTTCTGGTTTGA
- the LOC140873784 gene encoding putative RING-H2 finger protein ATL21A, translating into MDASILLEIIFFVSLLTQTTSHAETNSCQPSKCNLKSSEIRHPFRIQGLHPQHCGLPGFQLFCQQEKTSINFPDYGDLAVKSIFYDSKRLELVDPRNCVHEVFLNLNLSRTPFRYYHVLKQYKYIKCSSKIPSPLVQFVPCLSTDDSVHGNYVYTVELSFAVPGYCTTVKSVGIPFSYSSYLSDDSFGLELTWDSAGEDENIEAWRIQTYFKASAKIIALIFMVGILLHAKIIRRCMGSSGDKIQRKYDEIEVDIISRGQYEALRSPMVDDIDIVCNYIP; encoded by the exons ATGGATGCTTCAATTCTACTCGAAATAATCTTCTTTGTTTCACTGCTCACACAAACAACTTCTCACGCAGAAACCAACAGCTGCCAACCATCCAAGTGCAACCTTAAATCCTCCGAAATCCGACACCCTTTTCGAATCCAGGGCCTCCACCCGCAACACTGTGGCCTCCCAGGTTTCCAACTCTTCTGCCAGCAAGAGAAAACAAGTATAAATTTCCCAGATTACGGAGATTTAGCAGTTAAATCCATCTTCTACGATTCCAAAAGACTCGAACTTGtagacccaagaaactgtgTGCACGAAGTTTTCTTGAACTTGAATCTTTCTCGGACTCCCTTTCGCTATTACCATGTCTTGAAACAGTATAAGTACATCAAATGTTCGTCGAAAATCCCCAGTCCCCTCGTGCAATTCGTTCCTTGCCTGAGCACTGATGATTCTGTTCATGGTAACTATGTTTACACCGTGGAATTATCTTTCGCGGTGCCCGGTTACTGTACGACTGTGAAGAGTGTGGGGATTCCATTTTCGTACAGTTCTTATTTGTCTGATGATAGTTTTGGCCTTGAATTGACGTGGGATTCGGCTGGGGAGGATGAAAATATCGAAGCTTGGAGAATTCAGACATATTTCAAag CGTCAGCCAAAATAATAGCCTTGATTTTCATGGTTGGAATCCTTTTACATGCAAAAATCATTCGGCGTTGCATGGGATCAAGTGGGGATAAAATACAACGTAAATATGATGAAATTGAGGTTGATATTATATCACGAGGACAATATGAAGCCCTTCGATCTCCGATGGTCGACGATATCGATATTGTCTGCAATTACATACCATGA